TCGGCATGATCTGAATCAGGTGAGTCCTTCTTCTGCCATCCGCAGGAATGGGTGGCGGGTGCTGTAGGAGGCAAGGTGCTGTGTGTGAATGGTGGCGCATGCCCAGGAATATTGCCGATCAAAAACTTGCACAAAAAAGGGGATTATTCCATAATCCCCTTTTTTGTGGGCTGTTTTCTGATCCAGAATACAGGAAGCCGGGTTTTGGGTAAGCCGGTTTTTTTGGGAATTTTATACGAAGCATGAGGAGTGCACATGAGTGAGGCTCTGTTAGACAAGGGGTATGAACCCCGGGAAGTGGAAGCGCGCTGGTACCGCTACTGGCTGGAAAATCAGCTCTTTGCCGCTGCGGATAAAGATGAGGAAAAAGAAGCTTTTTCCATCGTGATTCCGCCGCCCAATGTCACGGGTAAGCTGCACATGGGGCATGCACTGAACAATACCCTGCAGGATATTCTCTGCCGTTACCACAGGCTTTGCGGAAAAAATGTATTGTGGATGCCGGGAACGGACCATGCGGGTATTGCCACCCAGAATGTGGTGGAAAAGCAGCTGGCCCTTGAAGGGAAATCCCGGGATGATCTGGGCAGGGATGCTTTCATCGACAGAGTCTGGGAATGGCGTCAGGAGTATGGTGGTGCCATCATCAATCAGCTGCAACGCCTTGGCGCTTCCTGTGACTGGAATCGTGAACGCTTCACCATGGATGAGGGACTCTCAAAAGCTGTTCGCAAGGTTTTTGTACGGCTGTACGAAGAGGGCCTGATTTATAAAGGGCAGTATCTGATAAACTGGTGTCCCCGCTGCCATACGGCTCTGGCAGATCTGGAGGTGGAGCATGAAGAGAAAGATTCTTTTCTCTATCACATTGCCTATCCCCTGGCGGATGATTCCGCTTCCCTTGTGGTGGCCACCACCCGCCCGGAAACCCTTTTCGGGGATACGGCGGTAGCTCTCCATCCCGAAGATGATCGCTATGCAGACCTTTCCTGCGCTTTTGTTAAACTTCCCCTGACGGAGAGGGAGATCCCTGTCATCCGGGATAGCTATGTGGACAGGGATTTCGGTACGGGTTGTCTGAAGGTAACACCAGCCCATGATCCCAATGACTTTGAACTGGGCATCAGGCATGGCCTGGAGCAGATTAAGGCCATTGATGATGATGGCCGGATGAATGCCCATGCCGGGGCCTTTGCAGGGCTGGATCGTTTTGAGGCACGGAATGCTGCTGTGGCTGAGCTGGAAAAGCAGGGGTTGCTGATTAAAAAAGAAGAGCTGACCCACAGTGTGGGGCATTGCTATCGCTGTAAGACCGTGGTGGAACCCAACCTTTCCCTGCAGTGGTTTGTGAAGGTGGCCCCTTTGGCGGAAAAAGCCCTAAAGGCGGTGGAAGAGGGGCATACCCGCATTTATCCCGAAAACTGGACCAAAACCTATTACGAATGGATGCACAATATCCGGGACTGGTGTATTTCACGTCAGATCTGGTGGGGTCACCGTATTCCGGCATGGACCTGTAAAGACTGCGGTTCTCTCATGGTTCTGGAGGCGGATCCCGAGGCCTGCACGGACTGTGGTTCCAGATCCATGATTCAGGAAAGTGATGTGCTGGATACCTGGTTCAGTTCTGCCCTCTGGCCCTTTTCCACCATGGGATGGCCGGAAAAAACCGATCTTCTGAAAACCTTTTATCCGACCTCTGTACTGGTTACAGGATTTGACATCCTCTTTTTCTGGGTGGCCCGCATGATGATGATGGGAACCCATTTCATGGATGAGGTACCTTTTAAAGAGGTGTATATCCATGCACTGGTACGGGATGCCGAGGGCAAGAAAATGAGCAAATCCCTTGGCAATGTGATTGACCCCCTGGAAGTGATTGACCAGTACGGGACCGATGCCTTCCGTTTCACCCTGACGAGTTTTGCCGCCATGGGCAGGGACATCAAGCTTTCCGAAGAAAGGGTGGAGGGCTACCGCCATTTCATCAACAAGCTTTGGAATGCGGCCCGATTTTCCCTCATGCATCTGGACCGGGCCTATGAAAATTTTGATGAAAAAGCTCTGTCCCTTCCGGATCAGTGGATTCTTTCCCGTCTGAACACGGTGGCTGCCCAGGTACAGCAGGCTTTGGAAAGCTACCGTTTTAACGATGCCGCTTCCATTCTCTATCGCTTTGTGTGGAATGAATTCTGTGACTGGTACCTTGAGGCCATAAAACCCGTTCTTTTCGGTAAGTCCGGAGAAGCGGCCATGGAAGCCACCAAGGGGGTTCTGTACCGGGTAATCAGTGATGCCCTGATTCTTCTGCACCCCATCATTCCCTTTGTTACGGAGGAAATCTGGGCAAAGCTCCCCGGAGAGAGGGGTTCCATCATGCGGGCGGTTTATCCCACAACAAACTGGGATCAGCAGCGTCTGGCCTATTCCCCTGAAGCGGAAGTGGCCATGGAGTTTCTCATGGAGCTGGTGACGGGGGTCCGCAATATCAGAGGTGAGATGAATCTGCCTCCGGCTCAGGCCCTGGACGCGGTTTTTCATACGGATAACCCCTTCCAGAAGGAAATGATTCACAACCACGGAGACCTGATGAAGCTTCTGGCCCGACTCCGTACCCTTGAGGCAGAGAGTGTGGGGGAGCGTCCCAGAGTCTCTGCCACCAGTATTGTTTCCGGTTCCCCCATCTATGTTCTTCTGGAAGGCATTCTTGATTTTTCCAAAGAAGTGGAGCGTCTGGACAAAAGCATTGCCAAGGTGGACAAGGAGCTGAGTGGCATATCCGCCAAGCTTGATAATCCAGGTTTTGTTGACAGGGCACCTGAGGCGGTTGTGAAAAAGGTGAAAGAACAGCATGGAGAGCTTTCGGAAAAACGCAGACAGCTTGTTGCCAACCGGGATCGCATGGCTGCCATGGTGTAGCGTTGGATAGATGCAGGAGGGAAGGGAACAGGGTGCCCAGGTTGTTTGGGGTGCCGTAGAAATCAATGGCCTGGGCACCTGTATTTTGGGGGTATGATCCTTGCTTTTCAAAATAGGGTAACGGAAATATCTGTCAGGCAGGTGCCGAGGCACCAGGCTATTTTCTTGTGGCGTAATCGTATTTTTTGAGCTTTTTGCCCTGTGCAGAATCGGCAAAATTTGTTGGCACAGGCAGGCTGAACTTTTGTATTGTCATAGAGGTTTTGGTTCGCTGCACTTTTGTGCTGACTTCAGACAGCTGTCGATTGTATCAGCACTCCGGTACTCAAGCTGAATAAGGCGATAGGGCTTCAAACAGTAAGTTTTTGGTTTTATGCACTTGAGTGTCGGACGAAGCGTTGATTCGAAAGGATTGCAATGTCATTTACAAGCCGCTGGTGTCTTTCCAGAAGTTGCCGTAAAGCCCCTGTTTTCAGGTATGAACCAAGCTGCTGAAATGTTAGGTTGAAATGTGTTGAACACATCCCAGAAGAGGAAAAAACTGTATGTTTGCTGTGGAACGCCTCATTAATCTGGCCATGGAAGAAGATATCGGTACGGGAGATATCACCACCGAGGCCATTGTTCCCGAAGATGCCATGGGCGAAGGTGTTGTGATCACCCGGGAAGAGGGCATTGTGTCGGCCGGTTTTTCCGTAGCCCAGCGGGTTTTTGAAAAGCTTGATAAAGATGTGGTTTTTTCCCCTCTGGTGAAGGAGGGAGAGGCTCTTGCCGTCAATACCCGCATTCTGCACCTTCAGGGACGGATGCGTGCCCTGCTTACAGGCGAGCGGACGGCTCTCAACTTTATGCAGCGTCTTTGTGGAATCGCGACCCATGTTCGGGCCTTTGGCCGGGGTATGGAAGGCAGTGGCATCACCCTTGTGGATACAAGAAAGACCACACCTGGGTGGCGGGTTCTGGAAAAATATGCGGTGCGTGTGGGAGGCGCTTCCAATCACCGTATGGGACTTTACGATGGCGTTCTCATTAAGGACAATCACATCGCTGCAGCTGGAGGTGTGGCATCGGCCGTGGAAGCCGTGCGCAGGCGGGTTTCCCATCTGGTGAAAATTGAGGTGGAGGCGGAAACCCTTGAGGAAGTGGATCAGGCTGCGGAGGCCGGTGCGGATGTCATTCTTCTGGATAATATGGATGCCGATATGGTCAGAGAAGCTGTCCGCCGCATTGATGGGCGAAGCCTGGTGGAGGTTTCCGGCATGGTGACAGCTGAAAAAATAAAGGCTTTGAGTCTTGCGGGCGTTCATATCATTTCCGCCGGTGCCCTGACCCATCAGGCAAGGGCCGTGGATCTGAGCATGCGCATTGCACCGCCGGGAAAGCTCCGTCCGGAATGGGCCACCTGATCAGGGAGATGAAATGATTCCCATTCGGGACACCCAGCCATCCCGTAACCGGCCGGTGGTGACTCTTCTGCTTATCTTTGTCAATGCCCTGGTCTTTTTTATGCAACTGGGGCAGGGGCCGGAGATGGCTCGTTTTTTGTGGGAGTGGGGGCTGGTTCCAGCCCGCTACACGGATCCTGCCCTTTCGGTTTATACGGGCCTGTTTCAGAAAGTATTCACCTTTTTTTCTTTTATGTTTCTCCATGGTGGCTGGCTCCACATTATTTTTAATATGTGGACTCTCTGGATTTTTGGGGACAACGTGGAAGATCGCCTTGGTCCTCTCCGGTATCTGGGGTTTTATCTGGCTTGCGGACTGGCATCCGGATTGGCCCATTCCATGGTCTATCCCACCTCCACCATTCCCGTTGTGGGAGCCAGTGGAGCCATTGCCGGTGTTATGGGAGCTTACTTTCTTCTGTATCCGGCATCCCGTATCCTGACCCTCATCCCCATTTTTATTTTTCCCCTTTTCATTGAAATCCCGGCTTTCATTTACATGGGTATCTGGTTTCTGTTTCAGATATTCAATGCCATGGGTGGTGGTGGAGGGGTGGCCTGGTGGGCTCACATCGGTGGCTTTGTTATGGGTGCCTTTCTGCTGCGTTTTCTCGTACAGCTTCCGGAAGGTCATTTTGCTGCAAAGGTACGCAAGGCCATGCGCAGAAGAAAAACGCCGGGACTTCAGACCATTCGTGTGATTGCTCCCCAGGATACCCCCCATTTTTACGGCACACTGATTCTTTCTCCACCGGAAGCCCTTGCAGGATGCACCAAGCGGGTGAACATTCCATGGGGCTTTTATTCCCGCCTTTATAAAATCACCGTTCCACCCCAGAGCCGTGAAGGTCAGAAGCTGCGCCTTCAGGGGATGGGCCGACGTATGCCTGATGGTACAGCCGGTGATCTTTACCTTACGATTCGTATTCGTCAACTTGATGGATTTTCCTTCTGATGTCTGCTTTTTATCAATAATCTGGCGTCCGCATATTTTTCCCCTCCGCATTGTACTGTACGTTTGTCGGTAGCGTTTTTTCAAAAAATATTCCCTGTATTCCAGTGCGTCCTTAGCAAAATTCAGAATAAATCATCGGTACTTCCGGAATTCACAGAACTGGTGGCCATGGGGTTTTGGTCGGCATGAGGCCGTTCATTGCTTTGTGATCAGCGTGGAAGGAAGTCTGTCTGCCTGTGTTTATTTTGTTATGAAGTATTTTATAAAATATTTTATAAAATACTTGACCCTGTAATTCCTTTCTGCAAAGGTGAAAGAAAAAAATGCAAAGGCTTGATTGATGAAACATGAATCAAAAATAAAAAAGGAGATTGGTGTGGAATACATAAAAAAAGCCTGTCTGTCAGCGGAGGGAAACAGCCTTGAAAAACGAAAGCTTGTGGAGAAAATCCTAAGTGATATCGAAGAGCGTGGAGAGGAAGCTGTAGCAGAACTTGCAAGGAAGTTTGATAACTGGGAAGGGCCTTTTGTTCTTTCCGATGAAAAAAAACAAAAACTGATTGAATCCGTACCGCAAAGGGTGAAAGACGATATCCGTTTTGCCTATGAGCAGGTGGCGGGTTTTGCCGTGGCACAGCGTGAAAGTCTGAAGGAGTTTGAGCTGGAGACGTTTCCCGGTGTGATTCTCGGGCAGAAGGTAATCCCCATGGATGTGGCGGGTTGCTATATCCCCGGAGGCCGATTTGCCCATGCCTGCTCTGCTTTAATGAGTGTGGCAACTGCCAAGGCTGCCGGAGTGAAAACTGTCATAGCCTGTTCTCCTCCCCGAGGTGGCGGTATTGATCCTGCCGTATGCTATGCCATGGATATAGCCGGGGCGGATATGATTCTTGAAATGGGCGGGGTTCAGGCCATCGCCAGTATGGCATACGGACTTTTTACGGGAAAGCCTGCCAATATTATTGTTGGTCCTGGTAATGCCTTTGTGGCCGAAGCCAAGGCTATTTTGGCCGGATCCGGGCGCTGTGCCATAGATGTTTTTGCCGGCCCCACGGAGTCCGGAGTCATCGCGGATAAGACCGCAGACCCCATGACAGTGGCTGTGGATCTCGTGTCCCAGGCCGAACATGGCTACGACTCTCCCGTCTGGCTTTTCACGGATTCAAGGGAGCTTGCAGAGACAGTTCTGGAAATTATGCCAAGAGTCATAGCGGATCTCACAACACCGGAGGTTGCGGAGGCAGCATGGAGGGATTACGGAGAAATTATTCTGTGCGAAAGCCGGGAAGAACTTTGCCAGGTAAATGACCGCTATGCTCCGGAGCATATTCAGGTTATCGCAGACGATCTGGATTGGTGGAGGGATCATCTGAAAAGCTATGGGTCCATGTTCCTTGGGGAAGGAGCCACCGTAGCCCATGGCGATAAATGTTCCGGTACCAATCATATTTTGCCTACAAAAAAAGCAGGTTATAATTCCGGCGGACTCAATGTTCACAAGTTTTTAAAGATTTATACCTATCAGAATATATCCGTTGAAGCCAACAGGGTGTTTTCTGCCGCTGCATCCCGACTTTCCCGGGTGGAGGGAATGGAAGGGCATGCCAGAGCCTGTGACTGGAGGCTGAAAAAGTTTTTCCCTGAAGAAAAATGGGATTTTGAGGTGTACGAACAGAAGCGTTATTGCTGATTCGGTGTGATTCCCTGCTGGCCAGATACCGGATAGGTATCTGGCTTTGAAGCAGGCTTCCGTCTTATTGACTGCCATACGACTATGATGGAGGGGTAATGGCGCAGCAATGCTTTAGCAAAAGTTTTACCAGACAGGAGCCCATTCCTGAGCATGCCATTGAGCGGGCCATATCGGTATTACGGTCGGGGAAATTGCATCGCTATAACGTGGAAGTTGGAGAGGCAGGGGAAGTTTCCGAACTGGAAACAGAATTTGCTTCCTACATAGGGAAAAGATATTGCCTGGCCTGTGCATCATGCGGCAGTGCCATGTATCTTGCCCTTAAATCCGCCGGGGTTCAAAGGGGCGACAAGGTTCTGTGCAATGCCTACACACTGGCACCCGTTCCCGGAGCCATAGAAAATGCTGGTGCAGATATTGAGCTGGTTGAAATTTGCGAAGATTATACCATTGATATTCGTGATCTGGATCGTAAGGCAGCGGCGGGCAATGCAAAGTGGCTTCTGCTGTCTCATATGCGCGGACATATGGCAGACATGGATAAAATTCAAAGAGTCTGTGAGCGGCACGGGCTTTTTTTGATCGAAGATTGTGCCCATACCATGGGCGCGGAGTGGGATGGCAGAAAGTCGGGTAGTTTTGGACAGGTAAGCTGTTTTTCGACCCAGACCTATAAACATATGAATTCTGGAGAAGGGGGCTTTCTTGTCACCGATGATGAAGAGCTCATGGCCCGGGCTATCCTCCATTCCGGCTCGTACATGCTGTATGACCGCCATGTCGCCCGCCCGGATCTGGAAGTCTTTGATCCCATAAAGAAAAGAATTCCGAACTATTCCTGTCGTATGGATAACCTGAGAGCTGCCATTCTCCGACCTCAGCTACAGATGCTTACAAGACAGTGTCAGCGTTGGAATGAGCGCTATCGCCTGCTGGAAGCGGCCATCCATTCTATAGAAGGTCTCTGGTGTCCACCCCGTGATCCCCGCGAGAATTATGTTGGCAGCTCCATCCAGTTTTCTGTCTGTCATGGTGACAGTGAGAGTATACGACTGTTTCTGGAAAAATGCCGTGAACGTGGTGTTGAGCTCAAGTGGTTCGGGAGTCCGGAACCCGCTGGTTTTACAAGTGCATATCAGAGCTGGGAATATTTTGGCAATCTTCCGGACCTGCCTAATACGAATCGTATTCTTAAACGTATGTGCGATATGCGCATTCCGCTGACCTTTACACTGGATGACTGTCGGGTGATTGCGGAAATTCTTCGTGATGTTGCAACAGATATTTTACAGTCGGATTGACCTTCTTTTCGATTGTTTGTTGATGGATGTTCTGTTTTGGGTGCTCGGCTTCGGATAATCCGGAGGACAGGAAGAATTTTCTGACAATATGCGAGGAGGGAAAAATGATGAAGCGGATGGTGGTAGCCCTATGTTTACTTTCTGCCGTTATATTCACTGCAGTTCCTGCAGCTCTGGCTCAGACCGTCATGAGAATGGGTATGGGAGATGCTATTGACTCGGATCAGGGAGCCTTTTCCATACGGTTTAAGGAAGCCGTAGAAAGTCTTTCCGGGGGTAAAATACGGATAGAGCTTTTCCCGAATGGCTCCCTTGGCTCGGAAACGGAGATGCTGCAGAATACTCGCAGGGGGACACTTGACCTTGCCACAATTGGTGTGGGAAATGCTGTTCCCTTTGTTCCCGACCTTGGCGTGTTAACCATGCCTTATCTTCTGGAGTCCCACTATGACGCCATTAAGGCGACAACGGGTGGACTGGGGCAGCAGTGGAATGAGAGATCCATTGCAAAGGGTGGTTTCCGGATTCTTGGCTGGACCTATTCCAACTTTCGCTTTGTGACCAATTCCAGGCGACCTGTGCGAAAACTTGAGGATATCAAGGGAATGAAGATCCGGGTTCCCCACAACAATATTATTCTGGCTACGTTTCGGGCATGGGGTGCCAATCCCGTTCCCATGGATTGGGCTGAAACATTCACAGCTTTGCAGCAGAAGGTTGTAGATGGTCAGGAAAATCCCTACATCGTGAACTATACAACCAAATTCCATGAGGTTCAGGATTATCTCACGGAAGTTCATTACCAGTACTCACTGCAGCCTCTGATGATTGGTGAGCGGAAATGGAAAACCCTGGATAAGGAAACTCAGGATATTCTGATCCGGGCAGGAATGGAAGCACAGCAGTATGCCATTGCCTACCAGATTCTGGAGGCGGAAAAAGCCAAAAAAGGTATGCAGGATGCGGGAGTTGAAATTTGCTATCTGGAAGATGAGGAACAATGGAAACAGCTGGCCAGAGAAAAGGTTTGGCCTGAATTCTATGACTTTATCGGCGGGCGGCAGAATCTGGATATGGTGATGCAAAGTCTTGGTAAGAAATAGCTGGCAAAGAAAGCATACCGGGCGAGCTGTTCTCACCCGGTATGTCTGAGAAAGGGCTACGACAT
The sequence above is drawn from the Desulfobotulus pelophilus genome and encodes:
- a CDS encoding valine--tRNA ligase, which codes for MSEALLDKGYEPREVEARWYRYWLENQLFAAADKDEEKEAFSIVIPPPNVTGKLHMGHALNNTLQDILCRYHRLCGKNVLWMPGTDHAGIATQNVVEKQLALEGKSRDDLGRDAFIDRVWEWRQEYGGAIINQLQRLGASCDWNRERFTMDEGLSKAVRKVFVRLYEEGLIYKGQYLINWCPRCHTALADLEVEHEEKDSFLYHIAYPLADDSASLVVATTRPETLFGDTAVALHPEDDRYADLSCAFVKLPLTEREIPVIRDSYVDRDFGTGCLKVTPAHDPNDFELGIRHGLEQIKAIDDDGRMNAHAGAFAGLDRFEARNAAVAELEKQGLLIKKEELTHSVGHCYRCKTVVEPNLSLQWFVKVAPLAEKALKAVEEGHTRIYPENWTKTYYEWMHNIRDWCISRQIWWGHRIPAWTCKDCGSLMVLEADPEACTDCGSRSMIQESDVLDTWFSSALWPFSTMGWPEKTDLLKTFYPTSVLVTGFDILFFWVARMMMMGTHFMDEVPFKEVYIHALVRDAEGKKMSKSLGNVIDPLEVIDQYGTDAFRFTLTSFAAMGRDIKLSEERVEGYRHFINKLWNAARFSLMHLDRAYENFDEKALSLPDQWILSRLNTVAAQVQQALESYRFNDAASILYRFVWNEFCDWYLEAIKPVLFGKSGEAAMEATKGVLYRVISDALILLHPIIPFVTEEIWAKLPGERGSIMRAVYPTTNWDQQRLAYSPEAEVAMEFLMELVTGVRNIRGEMNLPPAQALDAVFHTDNPFQKEMIHNHGDLMKLLARLRTLEAESVGERPRVSATSIVSGSPIYVLLEGILDFSKEVERLDKSIAKVDKELSGISAKLDNPGFVDRAPEAVVKKVKEQHGELSEKRRQLVANRDRMAAMV
- the nadC gene encoding carboxylating nicotinate-nucleotide diphosphorylase, whose product is MFAVERLINLAMEEDIGTGDITTEAIVPEDAMGEGVVITREEGIVSAGFSVAQRVFEKLDKDVVFSPLVKEGEALAVNTRILHLQGRMRALLTGERTALNFMQRLCGIATHVRAFGRGMEGSGITLVDTRKTTPGWRVLEKYAVRVGGASNHRMGLYDGVLIKDNHIAAAGGVASAVEAVRRRVSHLVKIEVEAETLEEVDQAAEAGADVILLDNMDADMVREAVRRIDGRSLVEVSGMVTAEKIKALSLAGVHIISAGALTHQARAVDLSMRIAPPGKLRPEWAT
- a CDS encoding rhomboid family intramembrane serine protease — its product is MIPIRDTQPSRNRPVVTLLLIFVNALVFFMQLGQGPEMARFLWEWGLVPARYTDPALSVYTGLFQKVFTFFSFMFLHGGWLHIIFNMWTLWIFGDNVEDRLGPLRYLGFYLACGLASGLAHSMVYPTSTIPVVGASGAIAGVMGAYFLLYPASRILTLIPIFIFPLFIEIPAFIYMGIWFLFQIFNAMGGGGGVAWWAHIGGFVMGAFLLRFLVQLPEGHFAAKVRKAMRRRKTPGLQTIRVIAPQDTPHFYGTLILSPPEALAGCTKRVNIPWGFYSRLYKITVPPQSREGQKLRLQGMGRRMPDGTAGDLYLTIRIRQLDGFSF
- the hisD gene encoding histidinol dehydrogenase, whose protein sequence is MEYIKKACLSAEGNSLEKRKLVEKILSDIEERGEEAVAELARKFDNWEGPFVLSDEKKQKLIESVPQRVKDDIRFAYEQVAGFAVAQRESLKEFELETFPGVILGQKVIPMDVAGCYIPGGRFAHACSALMSVATAKAAGVKTVIACSPPRGGGIDPAVCYAMDIAGADMILEMGGVQAIASMAYGLFTGKPANIIVGPGNAFVAEAKAILAGSGRCAIDVFAGPTESGVIADKTADPMTVAVDLVSQAEHGYDSPVWLFTDSRELAETVLEIMPRVIADLTTPEVAEAAWRDYGEIILCESREELCQVNDRYAPEHIQVIADDLDWWRDHLKSYGSMFLGEGATVAHGDKCSGTNHILPTKKAGYNSGGLNVHKFLKIYTYQNISVEANRVFSAAASRLSRVEGMEGHARACDWRLKKFFPEEKWDFEVYEQKRYC
- a CDS encoding DegT/DnrJ/EryC1/StrS family aminotransferase translates to MAQQCFSKSFTRQEPIPEHAIERAISVLRSGKLHRYNVEVGEAGEVSELETEFASYIGKRYCLACASCGSAMYLALKSAGVQRGDKVLCNAYTLAPVPGAIENAGADIELVEICEDYTIDIRDLDRKAAAGNAKWLLLSHMRGHMADMDKIQRVCERHGLFLIEDCAHTMGAEWDGRKSGSFGQVSCFSTQTYKHMNSGEGGFLVTDDEELMARAILHSGSYMLYDRHVARPDLEVFDPIKKRIPNYSCRMDNLRAAILRPQLQMLTRQCQRWNERYRLLEAAIHSIEGLWCPPRDPRENYVGSSIQFSVCHGDSESIRLFLEKCRERGVELKWFGSPEPAGFTSAYQSWEYFGNLPDLPNTNRILKRMCDMRIPLTFTLDDCRVIAEILRDVATDILQSD
- a CDS encoding TRAP transporter substrate-binding protein, translating into MMKRMVVALCLLSAVIFTAVPAALAQTVMRMGMGDAIDSDQGAFSIRFKEAVESLSGGKIRIELFPNGSLGSETEMLQNTRRGTLDLATIGVGNAVPFVPDLGVLTMPYLLESHYDAIKATTGGLGQQWNERSIAKGGFRILGWTYSNFRFVTNSRRPVRKLEDIKGMKIRVPHNNIILATFRAWGANPVPMDWAETFTALQQKVVDGQENPYIVNYTTKFHEVQDYLTEVHYQYSLQPLMIGERKWKTLDKETQDILIRAGMEAQQYAIAYQILEAEKAKKGMQDAGVEICYLEDEEQWKQLAREKVWPEFYDFIGGRQNLDMVMQSLGKK